AGGCGGGGTTTGTAAAGGACTAGAAATGTCAATCTGAGCAAGGGAGTCCCAATAATCTAAAGCAATCTGTAAGGACCTGACCTTAGTCCATCCAGATCaatagaagaagaaggaggagaagaagaagaagaagaagaagagacgaGAGAGCGGATCCTTCGCAGTGGAAATACTCTCCCTTCCCTCGGCCCTCATGCTTTGCACACTCTAAGAaaccgacaacaacaacaacaaaaaaagtggattttCCTACTTCTCGCTCGCTCTCGCCTCCGCCGCCGGCCGCCATGTCGTTCCCCCAGCTGGGCTACCAGTACATTCGGCCCGTGTACCCTCCGGAGCGCCAGGGCATGGCCGGCAACGCCCggagcgccgccgccgccgccgccgccgccgcggccGCCGCGGAGCTCAGTCCGTCGGGCGCGCTCTCCAACGTGCTCTCGTCCATGTACGGAGCGCcgttcgccgccgccgccgccgcgcagGGCTACGGAGCCTTTCTGCCCTACTCCAACGACATCTCCATTTTCAACCAGCTGGTGAGtcaccacaaacaaacaaacaaacaacattttgactCGTATGTGCCACTTCGGAGGCCTccaagcttttttttgggggggggggggggtagagtgggtgggagggggggggcaaacTCGTTATAAGCGGTTTAAAAATTAATACCACAACACAGAGACCGGGACAAACGATTTCTAGTTAAACtgtccacaaaaaaacaacagaaatggcTGGAGTTACGCGCGTTAAAGTGAAGTTGGAAAACAAATTGCATACATCTTGAAAAAATGTTGGTAAACGGGCAAAATCAAGTAAATGATTCATTAAATGTGACTGGAACAGTGAGCAAAAGTAACATCATCGCACAAGTGTTTAAACGCGGCGAATCACGTgtcaaaataatggaaataatgcCTTAAAATCGACTGTACGGGAGTTTAAACGGTGAACAAAATCTTAAAAAGGGTGGCTAATTCAAGCAAAAGAAATGCATTACAAGTGACTGTATTGCgggtttaaaagtaaaaaaaaaaattacaaaaaaaaaaaagcttacgcATGATGATAAACATGTAGGCCGAAGTAAATAATGCATTAATAGAGAGTATTGGAATGTGGAAGTCAAATGGAgcataaaagtaaaagtaaaataagcGCATGTGAAATAAAGTCAATCATTCACGAAAAGTGACTGTGTTggaatttaaaaagtaaaagaagaataaaaagtCCGATAAATAATGGATTCAAAGTGGATGTATTGCAgttgaaataaagaaaagatgCATCGACGtgttttaaatatgcaaaataaaGAATTCATTCAAAGTGATAGAACAAAATGAGCACAAACATGTTTAAAAGTCGTAAATAAAGTAAGCGAGCGAATGTATTGGAGTTGAACTGTGTTGTGAACGCACGCAGGGCGCCCAGTACGAACTGAAGGACGGCCCCGGGGTTCAGCACGCCGgcttcccccaccaccacccggCCTTCTACCCGTACGGCCAGTACCAGTTCGGCGACCCGTCCCGGCCCAAGAACGCCACGCGGGAGAGCACCAGCACTCTGAAGGCCTGGCTCAGCGAGCACCGCAAGAACCCGTACCCGACCAAGGGCGAGAAGATTATGCTGGCCATCATCACCAAGATGACGCTGACCCAGGTCTCCACCTGGTTCGCCAACGCCCGCAGGAGGCTCAAAAAGGAGAACAAGATGACGTGGGCGCCTCGGAACCGAACCGACGAGGATGGCAACGTCTACCCCAGCGACCACGAGGGCGACGAGGGCGACAAacgggaggacgaggaggagatcGACCTCGAGAACATCGACACGGAGAATATTGAGAGCAAGGACGACCTGGACGAGCAGGACGACCTGCATTCGGAACTCAAACTGGACGCGAGGAGCGACTCGGAGGGTTCGGACGGCTATGAGGATTTATCCGAGCAGAGGTTTCTCAAAGCGGGCCTGCACCATCACCACCTTCAGATCCACCACCGCGGCTCCTCCCCGCTGGAGCTCAAAGCTGACGGGGACAAACTCAACTCCTCGGGGCCGGTCGGCTCCCCGCCCTCGGAGAACAGCCAAGCTCCGGCCCAGAAACCCAAAATCTGGTCGCTGGCGGAGACGGCCGCGGCCCCGGACAACCCGCGCAAGTCTCCGCAAGCCCCCCACCAGCAGCACGGCCTCGTGGCCCCGCACAGACTCCTCGCGTCGTGTCCCGCGGTGGGGAAGATCCAGACGTGGACGAACCGAGGCTTCTCGGCGCACCATCTGGCCCTGCTAAACTCCAACCACTACCTGGGCCTGGCCAACCAGGCCGGGGGCGGCCTGGCGCTGTACGGAGGCGGCAAGGGGGCCGCTGCCGGTACCGGTGCGGACTCTGCGCTCACAGGTACCGGTCCGCGACACTGAGAACCgccgcgtgtgtgtttgtggacgCGCAAAACACTCCAAGCCCGCTTCcactcattttgtttgttttctttttctcttttcgaACTGTCTCTTTTTCCACCTGGTGATGGATCCTTTTCTCCGTAGGCCACACACaacgcgcgtgcgtgtgcgtgcgtgggtgcAGACcacaaagcatttaaaaacaataatagtaataatattcATAACgtccctatttttatttttacttttcgcGCACCAtgctccccttttttttttttttttttttgccgtcttATTATTTACAGCGTACGCCAGCAACAGTCCAATGCATTGATATGTTCTAATAATAGGCAGTCATTACTATTTAATATTTCTGTGGCCGCTCAAGATGGAATCTTTAGTGCCTTTTGGCTGCACGGCAAAAATgtcttgttattattattattattatttttcaattctaGAAATAATGTCGATTCATTGACATCTAATTTTACAAACTTTATTTCtcattgtttctttttcaaagGCAATTGCCACTTTTtgtctctattttttttccaattcccAGGCCTCTTCTTatgcttctttttttgctttcaatCTGAATATGGAATGTAAAATAGATAATACCATCTGTGTATAGTTACATTGTAAGCATgtcctgtgtaaaaaaaaaaaaaaaacttgctaaTGTAATAATGTATGAACCCTGTGTGTAgactgtgagttttttttttttttttttttttgcttttccccttttcttttttctttgtaaggatttgatgttgttattttttgtatataaaGTTAAGAATATGTACATACTTGTGAACCAAAATTGTACAAGAAAAGTCTATATTTTTGgctaataataaatgaattgcTGCAACTTTAAAGAGGACAGCTTGTCTTGAAAGTCAATCTTACAGGAAAAAGGGCTTTGCATGAGAGGGACTTAAAGATAATTAGGCAGTATTGCGGAATGCAATTGGATATTAATATTAGGGGATTATCCTCGCATTAATGTGTCATTTGTAAACATTCCTATAAAGAAACTGCATGCTTGATATTTTTCAaggtggatttcttttttttaattattgtattttttatcctCACAATGCAACTCCCAGATCTAATCATGCTCCAGTTGTACTGAACACAcaaactctctctctcaattAACGACGCCCCGATAATTGTAATTTATCGTCGGCGTTAAACTAATAATAACGTCATTTATTTGCGTTTGCACCCTCCAGAGTCTGTGCGTGATGGTGTCAAAGTTGGTGTTGGAGCGCCCTCTACAGTctgctgcacacacacagcccCTGCGCCAGCTGCAACACACGCTCACACTCAAATGCTTATGTATACTTTGAACTCGCtcatatttgatatttgatatATCAGCTAAATAGACGGTTGCCTTTGTAAATACGATGACGAAAATGAGTTTTGAGTGTAAAATtgcagttttggtattttaaactATAAGGCGTTTCTGACGTGGGAATGGGATGCTTAAGAATAACGAAATAAACTAAGTAACCCCGAATGACTAAAAAGAACAATTTGACGAAAATATACACTTTGTAACGAAgagttttattaaattattattataaaagcCACTTTTGAAGAAAGTCGTTTCGTAGATTAAGTCCCCCAAAAATGACAACGGCCAAAACGAATGAAAACGGTtgcaatatatttgaataaaagaTTATTCAAATCGATAatttgtttgtactttttttcgtTTAAATTATAATCTAAATTcttacaaaagaaaataataatatctgATCTACGTAAGCCTGTCTCAGTCAAATGGATAAAAGATACATATAAGAAAGCTCACAATGAATACActattggattttaaaaaagcttgaacAGAGGTAATGCTGCGTTCAGGAAAGTGCGCAGGAATTTACAAACATAGCCCAGCAGCCTTATACAATCATGTGAGACATTTACATCTTAATGCAAATCCTTAGTATGAGAAAATATACATACACGACATCTCAAGAAATATCTTATggaaaaacaaccccccccccaaaaaaaaactagatttttttttttttaacttatttttaattttcccgagttgttttatgtttcaaaacCGATGCATGACAACTGACAAACGTCGACAAATGTTTGAACGTCTTCAACATTGACTCGAAACACGCATGAGTCTGTCCAATCAATTATCCAGCTTGAGAGGCTCATCTAAGAGCACCGTCATGAATATTCACAAGTTGCATCAGCTGATTGAAgcacccccccccgccccgccccgcctcccccgcactctttttccttttccctttctttttcttttaccgACGTTCTTGTAAGTAACGGTCACTTGGACTTCACATTAAACAGAAGTGTTTTTGTACATCAGTTATTGGGGGGTTGCACGTGGACAGGAAATTAAATTtaggagaattttttttcaactacagtaaaaataaatgtaatttaatttaaaaaaaaaaaaaaaaaaacactggttaTGACTTTCACAGGATGTTTGCTCCTGAGGGACCGAATGAGGCCTGATAACATCAGCCATAAGGGAATCATGTGATCGGTGCATGAAATTATGGATTTattaatgattttaaaaagtcttTGTATAAGTGTCCCCATAGCTAACTATCCATTTTTTAAAGTCATTCTTAATTTGAATAGGATGTTTAGAAATAATTATGAGATATTATCACAATTTGTggttctttatatatatatttatactgtttgtgtgtgtgtgtgtatatatatatatatatatatatactgttggGAGCCAAAATTTTGGCTCACGGGCCGCATGTTCACCACCCCTTGTTGAGATGATGCAACATCACGGGTGTTTGTGATTGAAAAGCAAAGTAATTGGCTATAGTCTGTACcccagaaagacaaaaaaacaagacagatgatttggttttgtttagccgtcaaaaaaaaaaaaaaaagattggagTCATTAAAAAGAAATCCAATCTGTCTTTCCCAAAAAGTGCTCACTGATCCAGCGTCCGACAGAATGAAAAGGGGGTCCGATGGAGCCATCAGAGGGCCCCCTGTGTGTGAATGAGCTTGGAGTAAATAAACACCAGGGCGACCCATTGGAAAAAGGAgagtggggtgtgtgtgtgtgtgtgtgtggggggggggggggggggggggggggtgtcatagAGGTGCCCCCTCGCTGTGGAAGAGGCTTCAAATAAAGAGGGTCAGCTTTATGTTTTCACCTCATCCACCCTTTTCTGTCAAGTCGCCCCCTGCCCCTCTCTCAGAGACACACAAATGTCACCTCCTTTGTGGCCCCAGTCAGGCTTAGAAGTGGACCACTGTCTTTGTGCGGCAAGC
This sequence is a window from Phycodurus eques isolate BA_2022a chromosome 2, UOR_Pequ_1.1, whole genome shotgun sequence. Protein-coding genes within it:
- the irx3a gene encoding iroquois-class homeodomain protein IRX-3a encodes the protein MSFPQLGYQYIRPVYPPERQGMAGNARSAAAAAAAAAAAAELSPSGALSNVLSSMYGAPFAAAAAAQGYGAFLPYSNDISIFNQLGAQYELKDGPGVQHAGFPHHHPAFYPYGQYQFGDPSRPKNATRESTSTLKAWLSEHRKNPYPTKGEKIMLAIITKMTLTQVSTWFANARRRLKKENKMTWAPRNRTDEDGNVYPSDHEGDEGDKREDEEEIDLENIDTENIESKDDLDEQDDLHSELKLDARSDSEGSDGYEDLSEQRFLKAGLHHHHLQIHHRGSSPLELKADGDKLNSSGPVGSPPSENSQAPAQKPKIWSLAETAAAPDNPRKSPQAPHQQHGLVAPHRLLASCPAVGKIQTWTNRGFSAHHLALLNSNHYLGLANQAGGGLALYGGGKGAAAGTGADSALTGTGPRH